A stretch of Coccidioides posadasii str. Silveira chromosome 2, complete sequence DNA encodes these proteins:
- a CDS encoding uncharacterized protein (EggNog:ENOG410PQSR): MSSTEPSPNRRGYHGSCHCGKVRYIAFATIPPPIGPGIDRKNAMRFYKCNCSTCLKMGIFHMRLPNPAKDFVLLSPSDPAELSNYTCFEKNLDWRFCPTCGVRCFTVCTNGQSEEIDLEAKLGKPSEGKMTRIWRMGEEKWEPGSKGYLSVNAHTIDQDQERFDMRELVDKKWVEYLDGKEWAQPPRYDYPYPGGTW; this comes from the coding sequence ATGTCTTCCACCGAGCCCTCGCCAAACCGCCGTGGCTACCACGGCTCCTGCCACTGCGGCAAAGTGCGTTATATCGCCTTCGCTACTATACCTCCGCCGATCGGGCCCGGGATTGACCGGAAGAACGCGATGCGGTTCTACAAGTGCAACTGCTCGACGTGCCTCAAGATGGGGATTTTCCACATGCGTTTACCCAACCCCGCGAAGGACTTCGTTCTACTCTCCCCGTCAGATCCAGCGGAACTTTCGAACTATACCTGCTTTGAAAAGAACCTAGATTGGCGCTTCTGCCCCACCTGCGGCGTGCGATGCTTTACCGTTTGTACGAACGGTCAGAGTGAGGAGATCGATCTTGAAGCAAAGCTGGGCAAGCCGAGCGAGGGGAAGATGACCAGAATATGGAGAATGGGCGAGGAGAAGTGGGAACCCGGGTCGAAGGGGTATCTCAGTGTCAATGCCCATACGATAGACCAGGACCAGGAACGGTTCGATATGAGGGAGCTGGTCGACAAGAAGTGGGTGGAGTATCTCGACGGCAAGGAATGGGCACAACCGCCGCGATATGACTATCCGTATCCCGGGGGCACATGGTAG